The stretch of DNA gaggtactatttctgggtttgcggagttcgtaacctcaAGTGACTGTaagccgaggtactactgtacttgggCCCAGCAAtgaaggtaaggtaaaaggtaaagggacccctgaccattaggtccagtcgtgaccgactctggggttgcgcgctcatctcgcattattggccaagggagccggcgtatagcttccaggtcatgtggccagcatgacaaagccgattctggcaagccagagcagcacatggaaacgccgtttaccttcccgctgtagcggttcctatttatctatttgcattttgacgtgctttcgaactgctaggttggcaggagctgggaccgagcaatgggagctcaccccgtcacagggatttgaactgccgaccttctgatcagcaagccctaggctcagtggtttaaccacagcgccacctgggtccccttttaTTGATTATTGTCCTGTAGGTCTTCATCTATTCTCCCCCTGCCAGCCCCACCAATTCCTTCCAGCGATTGCTCAAATCTGTTTGCTTGCTTTAGCACCCAGCGTATGAATCTCACCTCTCAAAATGATTCCTACcagcttttgacaaagtaatacCAGAGTGAGACAAAGCAGTCAATACAGCAGTACAGgtgcttttatttttctcctgtgAATGTTTCCAGTGCATAAGTTTTAAACATTCAGAAAGCACGGACTGAATATCAATCTTCACATATTTTACATCACAATTCAATAACAATGTTTACAAGTTTTATATCTATGAAACACGGTGAACAAAATGGCATTAAGTTTTCTCCCCACAATCTTCCTTTGTAAACAAGTTCTTCCCGGAGGATAGTCAATGGAATTGATGCAAACCACGGTACGAAAGAGGAATGAccctttaaaaactttttttaaataaggaCTATTTATAAATACACTCTGATTCTCTCAATATACATTTACAGACCTGATCAATTTAAAAGCGATACTtacatttctcttttaaaagaaaatgtcaaaGAGATGGACCACTATGGGGATTATTCTCCTACGTGAgggaggaagcaagcaagcacaggTTTACAGGAGAGAGTTAGGAGCATCACCATTCTTCAACCTTTTCTTCTTGGACACCAATATTATGTGAGGGTGGTCAGGGTCAGAAGTCATCTACTTAAATTCGAGCAAGTTGCAGTCTATCTTGTAGTACACATAAGGGTAGTATTCTTGCTGACTGAGGTTCAAACCTGGAATATCCATAGTTGCCTATAAaagacaagttttttttttaaactcaaTAACTGTAAGAGTTTAGCAGGAGAGTTAAtggccacatttttaaaaaaacacgtaCAAGTACTATTGCTCAGACTCAAATAAAAACCACCTGAATTTTATCCTTTTGGtatgttttaaaatttcctttccactggggaagggtcatagctttGTGACAGAACATGCTTGACAAGAaagatttcattaaaaaaagtgATAGCTGGGAAACTTCAGAATTTAATGAGACTCTCAACCAGTCCCACTAGGTCCACTGAGATTGATAAATGACATCATCTACCTCTATCTACAGAGTCTCCATGGCAAGTGATGCTGAATGGCAGACGATTGTTCCAAATCTGCCACTGTGGCACTCAAGACATTGTGATTACTGTTTTAGTGGTTTGCACAGGGTCATCCCTTCTAGCAAGACCTAAGACTGCAAATCAACCACGTATTCTACTTTACCAACCTCTGGGCAAACTTATAAACTGTCCAATCAGCACCAGTTCCCATGCTGGTAGATGTGGATGAGCCAGATAATGTCTCCTTGGCGCAAGAAAATTCTCAGTCAACACAACTCCAACAATTTGAATTGCAGGTGGACATCGTAAAAATGTGAGTTACTTACATCAATGATTGCTGCTGCGCTGCTGTCAAGGTGCTTGTACAAGTCATACAAAACCTCTCTCAATTTCTTCATTGTTTTCTTGTTGGGCTGAAGGAGCATAGCCTGGAAGTTCACTGGCAAACCATACCTAGAAGAGCAAAGTAATTTTAAGAGCTGTTGGGGGTGTGCTTCAGTTCTGAGACTTCTGGAATGCAATTGTTGTCACCATTAGTGATACAGTGGGGCAGCCAGTTCAGCAAGATCAAATGTTAATGCTGCTCTCCCCATCATGGAGGTGGGGATATGGTGATGGGATATGCATGTGCTTCATAAACATccgattattatttttgttacatGATGGCTTCATGGAGTAGGACAACTAGCCTTAGATGAGCAATAAACCTGACAATGTGAAATTAGCTTGGGTGGAGGGGGAATACAGTAAGACTATGGAGAGGGGCCAAGATCACCACTGCTGCCagttattttggaaatatactaTTATGAAGGGGCAGCAAAATTCCCAAGGACGTTGAGCTCTGCCGTTAATGAAACTCAAGAGTCTCAGTACCAGTTGTCGTTCGTTGTATTGTTTAGAAAAATTGTcaataaaaatcaaacattaaaaaagttTCTGTGTAAGCACCTGTTCACGCTGTGCTCCAAGCCTAATTAACAGGCAGGAGgataagaaaagagggggaaacaggTATCTGAAAGGGATAACTCTCTTATTCTGGAACACTTGTCTTATTCAGAGGTTTTGGAACCATCTTTAGAGCATaatggctgtgagtcctggaagacctgctccttgcCTTGCAGGTTCATGGAAGTATCTGGAATATCATGAAAgtttaatattaaaataatcttaCTGCTTGTCTGATTGCTTTAGTAAATCGGCATTGTTCCTAGTTAATGTGTAAATAGTAATTTGATTCAGATAATCCTGGTGTCTGTGCAAGAGAGCGTAGCTACCAAGATTCACTAGACCAAACATGTGGAACCCTAGTGATTCTTGAAGGAATGGAGCAATAGCTCATCTATACAGAAAAATACCTCAAAACAGATTCAACAAAGACTCTCAGCGCTTTCACATGAATCCACGCAATGAAAGCTTCACTGAAATTTACTTTCAGCCATCGTACTAGAGGCCCCTGTAATTGGAAAGGAAAAGCAAGAAGTCATTTTAAGCATCAGGAGACTTTGCACTGTTTTGTGTAGGGCAACGTTACTGCAGCTGCTCTACAGAATGAACAGACCAAAGCATGCCAAGATGAGATAATGGAAGCATCATTTGGCTAGTGAAACTGAGATTCTGAACATCAACATCTTGTCATTTTAagcatttatttcctgcctttctaTATGAAGACAGAGGGAGCTTACCTAAAACTATAAAACGGcaataatataaaaacaacagaaacaaaaatacatacagcAATTACATAAAAGACCAAGTCAAGCATTCACCTAGTCACAGATcaaaatgattggggggggggtcttcactTGGCATAAAAAATACataggaccagtgcttttttctggggggacatgggggtacgcatacccctaaacattttgcgaatctaagtttggtctcattgaggggcagtatttcaatatgagaaggaaaatgagagtacccttaaacatttttttaaaagaaaaaaagcactgcataggaCAGTATCCAAGGCTGCAGTTGCACTGACACAATGCATTTTCCATGGACTCAGTGGTGCTTCCTCTCCTGTCCTCATCAGCACCTCCCTCTCAAAACCAGCTCTTGAAGGTTGGGGGAACCTCTGGGGCAGATCTGGGGGGCACGTGTGGGTTGAGAGAAAAATTAAATCCTGTTACACCAGCAGAACGCACACagaacattggatacaacccataatgaTGCCTGCCAGGAGGAGATTCCACAGGTGGGATGCCACACTCAAGAAGACCCCCCAATGCCATCTAAAAAACTAAATAGCCAAACACTGGAAAGTGTAGCCCAAACTGTAACCTACAATTACTATAACAGCTTTCATACTCTCAAAGACTGCTTTGTTCGCTCTGCATTTACTGCAATATTTCTTATATATCAAGGAATTAAGTCTCAATAGTCCCTAAAGGCAGATGTAGGGAAGGAAGAACTATTTGGGGGGGTTGAAGAATTATCTTCAAATGTATTTAACACACATTGAACTTACAAACTGTTTCTTCTTATCGGTAGACAGCCTGTTCATTTCTTCCTTGTCTGCCTTCATCTCTTCTTCATTATACTGAAAGTCGCGGACCATAAACCTGCATCGAGAGACCAGCAGACCATTGTAGGTTGGTTTACAATTGCTGTTCGTCAGAAAAACAACCTGGCAGGACCACTTACTTGTTTTCCCTGGCTTTGTGTCTGAACTCATCCACGGCCTTCCTGAACAAGGTGACATTACAGAGAAGGCTATCCTGGTCCTCTGAAAGAACACTGCAAAGAACGAAAGACGCCAGGGAGCACAGGTAAAAAAACAATGGAACATACTGCAATAAAAACTGTAACCTGTAACGCAAGACCAGCAAAAACAGCTTATGTGCTGCTGCACAGTTGTACTGCTTCAGATTACAGTGCTAGGCTTACAGATGGTGTACCTCTATTAGAGGAGTAATTGCAGCTCACCTTTGCCATGCTTCACAGGAGAAGTGCTCGAGTCGCATTTCACATTCAAAGCTTTCTCCTTTCTGAGCAAAGCTAGCTGCATTAAACCCGCTGAGTGCAATTTAAGTGTTCTCTGAGAAAATGACCTCAAATTTGCAACACTACTTAACAGCTTTCAGTAGCTTTCCCGATCTTGCCTGCTTAGTAAAGTGAACGGAGCATTAGAACTAACTGAAGAACAGATACTGCTTCAGAGGAGGGGCGAGAATGAGAGTTGTACCTGCCCTTGCCCCATAAGACGATTTCTGTGCAAACCGAAGGTTCCTCTAATACAGTTGGCCCAGTAGAAGATTACTGGACTTTCAACCTTCAAGTCCAAATGAGACCATGACAAAAATATGCTTTTTTGAACATCACCTCTCCTAACAATTGTACCATGTGGTTGGGCTGTGGCCAACAGTACAGCTGGCTGCACACATTATTGGGCGTTACTGGAACCAGactcataccgtgtttccccttttttaagacaccgtcttataacttttccaccccccaaaaccacagggtgtcttattttcggtggggtgtattacctgtattttttttattaccggtacggtttttattaCGGTATGATCTGCCCGACTTCATGAtctgctccacgctgcagccgcctgagggaaaagaagctcgagggcggcggcggaggcggctcCTCAGGGGCTGCTGGCTGGGAGGCAGTTCCGGGCTCGCTCCTTCCTGTATACGGAGCCCAAACTCCAAGGAGGCGGAGAAAGCGACCCACCCCTGGCCGCCTGTTCCTCCGCGTTTGCTGCGGCTCCTTGCACCTCCCCGGGGCCAAGGCGCCCagcgggagagagggagagggagagaggaggcggcGAGCAAGGAGCTTCCTTCCCTTCTCACCCACCTTTTTGACCATCCCACCCCTGGGCAACCGGCCACCTCTGTTTGCCTCAGCCGTCGCACACCCTTTCCCCGCTGCGTGCCCCGGCTGGAGGAACGCGGGCAGCCggctggggaagaaggggcagttgagggaggggagagcagcgGCGGGGCATCTGGGGGTGACTGAGGGGAGAGAGCCCTGGTTTGGGCAGGGCGGTGGCCGGCGAGGCGCTTTTCCTTCGCGAGGTGGGCGCTTCAAACGgcatttttaaacgccattttccctcctcagggCTGACTTTGCTGCGTTCCTCCTACGCGTGCgctccagctgagccaggaacaaCTAATTCCCGCGCTCCAGCTGATCAGCACCTCCATGTTCTTGCTTTGCCCGCgcctgggcgctctgagcgctccatgctgcagcagCCAGTTTCAGGCCCCGAGCTGGCagacatggaggtatgtcttattttcagggtatgtcttatatttctcaaatgcttaaaattgctgccctggcttactttatgactacgacttaaaaaaggggaaacacggtaataaggTGGCACTTGTATTCATTGTTCAGGAATGCAGTTTCTAGGGGAACGGACCTGATTCAAAGACTCAAATCACAAGGTGATGAAAGAATTCTAAAAGAGAACTAACTTTTTTTTCCCAGGGGGGTGTTATACTACTGGGCAAACCAAGTCTCCAAAagctgtttctccttttttttttaagtacatctGCCTATTTTCAACTGTGTTCCTAAGTAAGTGGAATCAAACTTACTTGCTGGATCGTGGAACTATCATATCCGTTAAAGTTTCATACTGCTTCATCCAGTCATTATAATTTATCCTACAGATGGAAAAGTTAAGCATTAGTTGCCTTAACAAAAATCCCTGGGGAGGGGAGCACAAAGTTCTTTTTGCCACTGTCAGCACCATGAGTGTTTTCAGGATACATTGGGTGTAAACCCAGGATACATCCAGGATCCAAGGAGCTGTCTGATGTGTGCTCCAGGTTTCTCCATGAATACACAGAGGGGCTGCCTAGTTTCCTTTCCATCTACAGAAGAACTTTGCACTGCATCAGATGTTGCTCTGTCAGGTGCTAATTCAGGAAATAGTTTTATAGTACTATTGTATGTATCTTTACTCAATTTACTCTGAACTCCAGGGATTCATTCCCAGTGGTGTGTACAGCTTAAGACTTAGACAGACTTAAGTTCTCCAGTACAGCTTTAAGATCAGGACTTGCAAGGAAGTTGTTGTAATGAACAATACCTATTGCAAACTCTTGTTTTTATTGCATAGGAAAAGGCACTCCTGGTTTTCAAAGGGTAGAACATTGTGCATTAGAGCAAAGATCAAACTTTTAATACTTGAtgttcttattatgtttttaaatatgcttcaagccactcagagtggctggggaaacccagccagatggacagggaataaataataataatctcaaagTGCAtatttttcattgcattttaCGGACACTTACTTTAAAAGTAAATATGCATACTGCAAGCCCTGTTCGACACTCAGAATAAAGCAGGCATGGGGTAAAATTATAAGTTTTTGTTGTGTATATAATTTTAGATGTACAGAATGTTCTACAAAATTAAACAAGAAGCTAAGCTCAACACCTTGTTCTTTATTTTCAACTCTTTATTGGCCTAAAAATGTCTTCTTTTCCTAAGACAATACCTTTTTAGCAAGTATttccagttttcattttttaaaagctagtaAATTTCCATGAGCTATAACCATCCTTCGACCAACTCAGATACATCCTCAACACAATTTACTGGTACTTTGACTAAAATATTATTACAAAGACTAGCCTTGTTTGCCTGGCCTGCTAATGCTTTACTAAGATTGCAGGCTAATATAGGAAGAGTTAGGGCAGGGAAGACAAATGCAGTGATAAGAAGCAAAATGTTAACTGACTTGAGTAAATCCAATTTACAAGCTAAACACTTCAATAGGTTAGAGCAAATCAATGAGAATTTCTGAAACCTGGAGGGCAGTTTTCACAGCTTAGCTAGATTTCTCTTGAATGACTTAATAAATGAACAGATTTTGCAGTGCTTGTGAGAGGGCTTCAATTTACAATGGAAACATTGAGTGCTTTTGCTGATGTTGAGATGATGTAAAGACAATGCCCGTTCCCCTGCCCCTTAGAAGTGGATTGCACATTCCTACATGTGCCTTTAATTATTCCATGGTAACATAGCAGTTTCAGCAAACAAATCATGCTGTGAAATATCCCTTCCTCTTATTACATTCTGTATGTTCGTCTTTACTTTTCAGCAAGGATTCTTTTTGGGACCAGGAGACAGACTTACTTTGGTACAACCACTAACAACGTAATCAAG from Zootoca vivipara chromosome 8, rZooViv1.1, whole genome shotgun sequence encodes:
- the ATP6V1C1 gene encoding V-type proton ATPase subunit C 1 isoform X2; translation: MTEFWLISAPGEKTCQQTWEKLCAATIKNNNLSTNAKFNIPDLKVGTLDVLVGLSDELAKLDTFVESVVKKVAQYMADVLEDSKDKVQENLLANGVDLVTYITRFQWDMAKYPIKQSLKNISEIIAKGVTQIDNDLKARASAYNNLKGNLQNLERKNAGSLLTRSLAEIVKKDDFVLDSEYLITLLVVVPKINYNDWMKQYETLTDMIVPRSSNVLSEDQDSLLCNVTLFRKAVDEFRHKARENKFMVRDFQYNEEEMKADKEEMNRLSTDKKKQFGPLVRWLKVNFSEAFIAWIHVKALRVFVESVLRYGLPVNFQAMLLQPNKKTMKKLREVLYDLYKHLDSSAAAIIDATMDIPGLNLSQQEYYPYVYYKIDCNLLEFK
- the ATP6V1C1 gene encoding V-type proton ATPase subunit C 1 isoform X1, which gives rise to MVCLQCFTSIFKNHQRRNKVAKMTEFWLISAPGEKTCQQTWEKLCAATIKNNNLSTNAKFNIPDLKVGTLDVLVGLSDELAKLDTFVESVVKKVAQYMADVLEDSKDKVQENLLANGVDLVTYITRFQWDMAKYPIKQSLKNISEIIAKGVTQIDNDLKARASAYNNLKGNLQNLERKNAGSLLTRSLAEIVKKDDFVLDSEYLITLLVVVPKINYNDWMKQYETLTDMIVPRSSNVLSEDQDSLLCNVTLFRKAVDEFRHKARENKFMVRDFQYNEEEMKADKEEMNRLSTDKKKQFGPLVRWLKVNFSEAFIAWIHVKALRVFVESVLRYGLPVNFQAMLLQPNKKTMKKLREVLYDLYKHLDSSAAAIIDATMDIPGLNLSQQEYYPYVYYKIDCNLLEFK